One window from the genome of Jiangella alba encodes:
- a CDS encoding IclR family transcriptional regulator, whose product MPRSRPAGRNSNDLYPESTDEHIDIHAAPDPATATPEQARKYNNRSVERVVSMLNVLQESTEPMSLVEIHRSIRMAKATAFRYLWTLEKHRYVERDGDGRYRLGLGFVGMQSRDLEVLQDRARPMLERLRDETGETTNLGVLDGTAVRYVEVAESSRAVRMVSVSGSRDPLYCTALGKAIAAQLPESQVTELLEQVDLKPRTGRTITSSDQFLTELDRIRRQGYAIDDGENEEDGRCVAVAILGTRLPAALSVSAPASRFAMGDIPAVAARLTEVADALAGDPNSQSIGS is encoded by the coding sequence ATGCCACGCAGTCGGCCCGCAGGCCGTAACTCAAACGATCTCTACCCCGAGTCCACCGACGAGCACATCGATATCCACGCCGCGCCCGATCCGGCCACCGCGACCCCGGAACAGGCCCGCAAGTACAACAATCGATCCGTCGAACGGGTCGTGTCCATGCTCAACGTGCTCCAGGAGTCGACGGAGCCCATGTCACTCGTCGAAATCCACCGCTCCATCCGCATGGCCAAGGCCACCGCGTTCCGCTATCTGTGGACGCTGGAGAAGCACCGCTACGTCGAGCGCGACGGCGACGGCCGCTACCGGCTCGGCCTCGGCTTCGTCGGTATGCAGTCCCGCGACCTCGAGGTCCTGCAGGACCGCGCCCGGCCCATGCTGGAGCGATTGCGCGACGAGACCGGCGAGACCACCAACCTGGGCGTCCTCGACGGCACCGCCGTCCGCTACGTCGAGGTGGCCGAGAGCTCGCGCGCCGTGCGCATGGTGAGCGTCAGCGGCAGCCGCGACCCGCTGTACTGCACCGCGCTGGGCAAGGCCATCGCCGCGCAGCTGCCCGAATCCCAGGTCACCGAGCTGCTCGAGCAGGTAGATCTCAAGCCGCGCACCGGCCGTACCATCACCTCGTCCGACCAGTTCCTCACCGAGCTCGACCGCATTCGACGCCAGGGCTACGCGATCGACGACGGCGAGAACGAAGAGGACGGCCGCTGCGTCGCCGTGGCGATCCTCGGTACCCGCCTGCCCGCCGCGCTGAGCGTCAGCGCGCCGGCCAGCCGGTTCGCGATGGGCGACATCCCGGCGGTCGCCGCCCGGCTGACCGAGGTCGCCGATGCGCTGGCCGGCGACCCCAATTCTCAGAGCATCGGCAGCTGA